TAAAATCCATGGGAGGAGCAAAGCTCGTACTTGTGACTGAGGATGCTGGAGGGACGCCTGAGAGTGCGAGGCTAGCAGCCCAGAAGCTCATATCAACGTACCATGTTCCCATAATGCTGGGCGCATATGTTTCCAGATTCACTTCTGCCATGGCAGCCGTGACCGAGCAGAACAAAGTCATACTAGTGACCGATGCTCTTGTGGACTCACTAACCCAGCAGGGATGGCAGTACATATTCAGAGTAGCTCCAAAGGCCAGCGCCCATGGTAAGGCAGCAGTGGACTTTGTTCTAGATATGGCAAAGAAAACAAATACAACAATTAAGACAGCGGTAGTTCTCAACGAGGACTCTATTTTCGGAACAACTGTAGCTAATGGAGCAGTCCTGGAGCTCGTGTCAAACGGAATAGAGGTGGTTTCTCACATAACATATCCATATGACATTTCCGATGTAACTCCAATCATCAACCAAATCAAGCAGCTCAATGCAGACATTCTCATATCTGTTCCATATTTCAACGATGGGGTCCTTCTTGCCAAGGCCATTCAGGCAGCAGGCCTCAAGTTCGCCTTCATAGCGGGCGCCGGAGCATGTGGATACACAGATCCCGATTCGATAAAGGCAGCAGGAAACGCTGTGCTCTACTACACTAACACATACAGCTACAACCCCGCTCGCCCCACTCAATGGAACCAGAAAGTTGTATCAATGTTCGAGCAGAGATATGGAAAGCTTCCAACAGAGGGGGCAGGAATAATCTTCTACTCTCTCCTGACAGTATATGAAGCTCTCGAGAAGGCAGGAAAGATGTTTCCCAACGACCCCCTTAATCCAGACAATTTGAGAGCTGCATTCATGAGCCTTGACCTCAATGACACAAACAGCATAGCAGCCCAGCTTTATCCATCTGGGCACATAAAGTTCTCTCCTGATGGAGATAACCTGTATCCGCAGACGGCAATTCTGCAGGTTCAGCTGGTCAGCGGCAATCTAACTCCAGTTGTTGTGTGGCCAGAGGCTCAGCCAGGATTCTCAGCAATCTTTCCAAGGCCTGGCTGGGCTCCATCCAAATGATTTTTTTAAAAAAATAAAAAAGGAGGCTCATCACAATGATCTCCCCAACTCTAGTGCTGCAGAACACGGTAGACGGAATATTCCTAGGCCTCTTCTACTCCCTCGTTGCAATTGGGTTGGCGCTCATTTT
The window above is part of the Fervidicoccaceae archaeon genome. Proteins encoded here:
- a CDS encoding ABC transporter substrate-binding protein; this translates as MGGGKRTLSSAAVATIAIIIVILAVIGIYLATRGGAPTTTTVSPTTTPLTNTTAPPKQIYIGLVEPLTGSYAVFGQEAQQAAQLIVDIINNELGGIKSMGGAKLVLVTEDAGGTPESARLAAQKLISTYHVPIMLGAYVSRFTSAMAAVTEQNKVILVTDALVDSLTQQGWQYIFRVAPKASAHGKAAVDFVLDMAKKTNTTIKTAVVLNEDSIFGTTVANGAVLELVSNGIEVVSHITYPYDISDVTPIINQIKQLNADILISVPYFNDGVLLAKAIQAAGLKFAFIAGAGACGYTDPDSIKAAGNAVLYYTNTYSYNPARPTQWNQKVVSMFEQRYGKLPTEGAGIIFYSLLTVYEALEKAGKMFPNDPLNPDNLRAAFMSLDLNDTNSIAAQLYPSGHIKFSPDGDNLYPQTAILQVQLVSGNLTPVVVWPEAQPGFSAIFPRPGWAPSK